Part of the Plasmodium malariae genome assembly, chromosome: 9 genome is shown below.
TCAGTTATTAAAcctttatatgaaataaattactcttttgttattataaattttcttttttatttttaaagatcattttttttaaatttctaaatatattttaaataattttatagttaaaatttttattggttcttcaaaataatgaaatgactttaataaattttaacttaaaaaaaaaacgaattaAAGGATATATTTActagaatatatatgtatgcaaaaCTGTTTTTActattctgttttttttattaaatataatacaaaaaattttaactttaATGACAAATTACTAAAAGTTTATTTGTTGGTAAGCCGCTTGAAAATCATATTAAACAAATGTATAAcgatttaaatattaaaagaaaagaaaaaaaaaaatttccaatGGAAAGGGAAACTGAATTATCGATaactttcaatttttttttatttatggtatctatctatatgtatataaagtACCCATATATCCCCGTACATATGTGTGCATGTATATGCAGGCgtgatattaataaattagcCTTTTCAAGTACAAGTAAGCACCCTTCCCAACTTTGTGATTAATCTTGTTTTCACTTAGTGGGAAATTGGGGGAAAAATAgatataactttttaaaacCTTTGAAACAGTTatattgtataaaatatgtattttgtttaatttgtttatgttGTCCTTATTATTGTATGTGTCTTCACTATAGTGCATATTTGATAATATGTAGTTCTCTATTAGGGATAAGCCACTTAAAGCATAACACGTGTGATAATAATCAACCTTTTCGTTTGGTTTATCTTTCATTCCACCATTATTACCTTGAGAACATAAAAGCAGATAAAGCTTTAGATAATTCACATTAAACAGAACTTTATTTtccataaatttatttttataatttttaaaatggaaCTGTTCGTTGAGAATGCTTGAAGTAATAAATgagaaatttttattcttaccCATAATCTCCAGTTCTATAAGCTTCTTTTCAGTTAAAAAAGTAAGtgattcatttttattacagtagttgtcattattattactattactgttaccattgttattattatatgtacttgTATTATAAGAAGTGGTGTTacatgttttgttttgttttgttgaATATAGTACGGTTTGTTCGTTTTTCTCACTGTTTGAATCCTTTTTCTGTAAATCTGTTACTCCAAAAGTTTTTAACTCATTCAAATGGGTGCAACCAGTTTTGCGaacaattttaaatttttcatgaATAAgacttttttcctttttatatttttgaaagaaattctttaatatataaatctcattaattaaaaaaaaaatggatccTATCCAAAATGAGTAACAAGCATCAACTAACTTGTTTGTTCTTCCCATAAATGCACCTTCTAGGTTTCCTTGTTTGTTAATTAACCAAatcattaaattatttaaatttatttttttaatttttccaagTATGCATAAAGTAGCTAATGCACAATAAGTATAACCTCCATGGCTTTCTTGAAACTTTTCACTAGTAAATCCTCCTTCATAATTCTGGCATGacatgatatatttttcaacatttttttttacttcattaGTTAGTATGTGACACATGGAACATATGGATATAGCACAATATGTTCCTCGCATATCTATCTCACCGTTTTTGTGTACTCTAAATGAGCCATCTTTACATTTCAATTTAAGTATATAggtatgtaatttttttttatctagaaaacttaaaaaattattttcttcatcatgtaaatatatgaacacaCACACAGTAGCATATGTTGTTGCTATATGAGTATACTGATTTAAGCCACCACCAAAAGcgtctttttcattttttattttatttaaataaaggaACACACATTTCTTTATGTAACTAAATGTGCctttacttaatttttgcTCAATTTCCAAGTCGTTGTATAGGATATAAATGGCATGAATACACCAATAAAAAATCCAAGGTTTGGATGCttctaaaaaatttaactttaagttttttaaaaaaaatatatcaagaCAAAATTTGAAGTGCTTTTGCTTTTCTAattctatatttaatatactgataaatttattaagcAAAATTGATGATTTATTTAAgagaaatttaaaattttctatgATTAGTATATCGTCTATAATCTGAGCACTATTCAGTTTAGAAATGTCATTATTTTCCATATCTCCTAACGAAAAGTATGAATCtatgattttttcttttaatatttcgttcacatatatggaaatattgtcctcttcattttcatattttgaaCTGGTtgtgaattttttattgattCTCTTCTTTTCATCATCATTGATACCGttcttttcgttttttccttttaatgtATCATAATATGTTCCCGACTCCTTAATTATACCATGCATTTCGTTATTGAATGGGGCCATATCCTTTTGAGCTTCAGCCTGTTGATCCTTTATGTGGTGTTTAACCTTTTTTGATGCCCCCTCATAATCCTTACAGTAAACTTTTGGGTTCTCGTTTTCATATTCATTTTGAtgaaatttttcaaaatttaaaaaaggacGAGTAAAAATGAATTCATTTTCACCTTTATTTAAGGATATGTTATGATTACAAGAAACAtgattatgaatatatgcatatatccTTTCAAAAGTATAAAATCCTTCTGAAAAAAAGACGCTAATATCATCAAGGTTACCAACGttatcaaaaataaagaataaaataatatctgAAATGCCAACTTTCGagttatttaaaagaatatcaATGATTGTTGAAGAAAAGGATTTGTAGTAAATGCtcaatat
Proteins encoded:
- the PmUG01_09056400 gene encoding protein farnesyltransferase subunit beta, putative, which translates into the protein MDKYNTYMLRYNKKKICVELLFELIKYEKSKNISKVDFENDEFYNYLESIIKLLFNYVFNINKENDIYDTENKCRTNFYSSSSESLSDILINSSEEDNGPSEFFSFPKINTKEEKVIFLHDNYENNNEFECFQKNTGDNNKDLKENNLNTNIYENNDANANVNYFSKIHDQKDNENERKLEKKTQEELFYRKNDNYMSYFFFFNFHLNCNKNTQTIKEKKKVEKQILSIYYKSFSSTIIDILLNNSKVGISDIILFFIFDNVGNLDDISVFFSEGFYTFERIYAYIHNHVSCNHNISLNKGENEFIFTRPFLNFEKFHQNEYENENPKVYCKDYEGASKKVKHHIKDQQAEAQKDMAPFNNEMHGIIKESGTYYDTLKGKNEKNGINDDEKKRINKKFTTSSKYENEEDNISIYVNEILKEKIIDSYFSLGDMENNDISKLNSAQIIDDILIIENFKFLLNKSSILLNKFISILNIELEKQKHFKFCLDIFFLKNLKLNFLEASKPWIFYWCIHAIYILYNDLEIEQKLSKGTFSYIKKCVFLYLNKIKNEKDAFGGGLNQYTHIATTYATVCVFIYLHDEENNFLSFLDKKKLHTYILKLKCKDGSFRVHKNGEIDMRGTYCAISICSMCHILTNEVKKNVEKYIMSCQNYEGGFTSEKFQESHGGYTYCALATLCILGKIKKINLNNLMIWLINKQGNLEGAFMGRTNKLVDACYSFWIGSIFFLINEIYILKNFFQKYKKEKSLIHEKFKIVRKTGCTHLNELKTFGVTDLQKKDSNSEKNEQTVLYSTKQNKTCNTTSYNTSTYNNNNGNSNSNNNDNYCNKNESLTFLTEKKLIELEIMGKNKNFSFITSSILNEQFHFKNYKNKFMENKVLFNVNYLKLYLLLCSQGNNGGMKDKPNEKVDYYHTCYALSGLSLIENYILSNMHYSEDTYNNKDNINKLNKIHILYNITVSKVLKSYIYFSPNFPLSENKINHKVGKGAYLYLKRLIY